One segment of Neobacillus endophyticus DNA contains the following:
- a CDS encoding GIY-YIG nuclease family protein codes for MNRKKELIRIYKEMPIEAGVYQIKNEKNEKIFIGSTKNVKTLNGVRHMLETGTHVNKSLQEDWKLFGKDAFSFEVLEILKKKEEPYYNEKEALKELEKKWVDQLQPFDERGYNRKKAR; via the coding sequence ATGAATCGAAAAAAAGAGTTAATTAGAATTTACAAAGAAATGCCCATAGAAGCAGGAGTATATCAAATTAAAAATGAAAAAAATGAAAAGATTTTTATCGGAAGTACTAAAAATGTGAAAACCTTAAACGGTGTTCGCCACATGCTTGAAACAGGGACACATGTTAATAAAAGTCTGCAGGAAGATTGGAAGCTCTTTGGAAAGGACGCATTCTCATTTGAAGTATTAGAGATCCTTAAAAAGAAAGAAGAACCTTATTATAACGAGAAGGAAGCATTGAAAGAGCTTGAGAAAAAGTGGGTAGATCAATTACAGCCATTTGATGAACGAGGATATAATCGCAAAAAAGCTCGTTAG
- the glmS gene encoding glutamine--fructose-6-phosphate transaminase (isomerizing) — protein sequence MCGIVGYIGNHDSKEILLKGLEKLEYRGYDSAGIAVRNEKGVHVFKEKGRIADLRNIVDDHLTGKTGIGHTRWATHGIPSKVNSHPHQSASGRFTLVHNGVIENYELLQKEYLADVSFTSETDTEVIVQLIEKFVLEGLEVLEAFRKTLTLLHGSYALAFLDAAGSDTIYVAKNKSPLLVGLGKDFNVVASDAMAMLQVTDQFVELMDKEIVLVTQNGVTIQHLSGQTMERKPFKAELDASDIEKGTYPFYMLKEIDEQPLVIRKIIQTYQNEQGQLSIDPEIIETVNQADRIYIIAAGTSYNAGLVGKQLIETLAKIPVEVHIASEFSYNMPLLSAKPLFIFISQSGETADSRAVLVHVKELGYPTLTVTNVPGSTLSREADYTLLLHAGPEIAVASTKAYTAQIAVLAILSEVAAKYKGLETGFELTQELGLVANAMETLCDSKEIIEIISKEFLSVTHNCFFIGRGIDYYVCLEGSLKLKEISYIQAEGFAGGELKHGTIALIEEGTPIVALATQASVNLSIRGNVKEVVARGANPCIISMNGLNMDEDSFVIPEVHELLTPLVSVVPLQLLAYYAAIQRGCDVDKPRNLAKSVTVE from the coding sequence ATGTGCGGAATAGTTGGATACATTGGAAATCATGATTCTAAGGAAATCCTGCTGAAGGGCCTCGAAAAGCTTGAATATCGCGGGTATGATTCTGCGGGAATTGCGGTAAGAAATGAAAAAGGGGTACATGTTTTTAAAGAAAAAGGCCGGATTGCTGATCTAAGAAATATAGTGGATGATCATCTGACAGGTAAAACTGGAATTGGCCATACACGCTGGGCCACACATGGGATTCCAAGCAAAGTCAATTCCCATCCCCATCAAAGTGCAAGCGGCCGGTTTACATTAGTTCATAATGGTGTCATCGAAAATTATGAACTGTTACAAAAGGAGTATTTGGCAGACGTTTCGTTTACTAGTGAAACAGACACTGAAGTCATCGTTCAATTGATAGAAAAGTTCGTTTTGGAAGGCTTGGAAGTTTTAGAAGCATTCCGTAAAACACTAACATTATTACATGGCTCCTATGCTCTTGCTTTTTTAGATGCAGCAGGAAGCGATACGATTTATGTGGCGAAAAATAAAAGCCCATTGCTGGTAGGCTTGGGGAAGGATTTTAATGTTGTTGCCAGTGATGCCATGGCAATGCTGCAGGTAACAGATCAATTTGTTGAATTAATGGATAAAGAGATTGTTCTCGTCACCCAAAATGGCGTGACCATACAACACTTAAGCGGCCAAACCATGGAACGGAAGCCATTTAAAGCTGAACTTGATGCAAGCGATATTGAAAAGGGCACCTATCCATTTTATATGTTAAAAGAAATTGATGAACAGCCTCTTGTGATTCGTAAAATTATCCAAACCTATCAAAATGAACAGGGGCAATTGTCCATTGATCCGGAAATTATTGAAACAGTAAACCAAGCAGACAGGATCTATATTATTGCCGCTGGTACCTCTTATAACGCAGGACTAGTTGGTAAGCAGCTGATTGAAACGCTGGCTAAAATCCCTGTGGAAGTGCATATTGCCAGTGAATTTAGCTACAATATGCCATTATTATCAGCTAAACCATTGTTTATCTTTATTTCTCAAAGCGGCGAAACAGCTGACAGCCGGGCTGTTTTAGTCCATGTTAAAGAACTTGGGTATCCGACCTTAACCGTGACAAACGTTCCGGGTTCCACCCTGTCACGTGAAGCTGACTATACATTGCTGCTTCATGCAGGTCCGGAAATTGCGGTTGCTTCCACTAAAGCCTATACGGCCCAGATTGCCGTGCTGGCCATTTTGTCTGAAGTAGCAGCAAAATACAAAGGATTGGAGACTGGATTTGAACTCACGCAAGAGCTAGGTTTGGTGGCAAATGCGATGGAAACTCTATGCGACTCCAAAGAAATTATTGAAATTATTTCAAAAGAATTTCTATCGGTTACTCACAATTGCTTCTTTATCGGGCGCGGCATTGACTATTATGTATGCTTGGAAGGATCATTAAAACTGAAGGAGATTTCCTATATTCAAGCAGAAGGCTTTGCTGGGGGCGAATTGAAGCATGGAACCATTGCTTTAATTGAAGAAGGAACGCCAATCGTAGCCCTCGCAACCCAGGCAAGTGTCAATTTAAGCATTCGGGGAAATGTCAAAGAGGTCGTTGCCCGCGGTGCCAACCCTTGTATCATTTCGATGAATGGACTCAATATGGACGAAGACAGCTTTGTTATTCCTGAAGTCCATGAATTGTTGACACCTTTAGTTTCTGTTGTACCATTACAATTATTGGCTTATTATGCAGCGATTCAACGAGGCTGTGATGTAGATAAACCGCGTAATCTGGCTAAATCAGTAACAGTTGAGTAA
- a CDS encoding cold shock domain-containing protein, which translates to MQREGIVEWFKEDEGYGRLLLDGEDGNPVFVHFSSILPDKIRFPNGYRYLKKGQKVLFDLVENPGLGDQERVAQNVYITSD; encoded by the coding sequence TTGCAAAGAGAAGGAATTGTGGAATGGTTTAAGGAAGATGAAGGTTATGGACGATTATTGCTTGACGGTGAGGATGGAAACCCAGTATTTGTTCATTTCAGTTCTATACTACCTGATAAAATAAGGTTTCCCAACGGATACCGATACCTTAAAAAAGGACAAAAAGTATTGTTTGATTTAGTTGAAAATCCAGGTTTAGGAGACCAAGAGAGAGTTGCACAAAATGTTTATATTACCTCTGATTAG
- a CDS encoding DUF2087 domain-containing protein — MDVSDFFWNASWGEIKRGYIQESDSYVCLLCGERYEKGIIYPHGGTLYEAERYTRMHIEMTHHSVFEYLIQLDKKLTGLTDHQNQLLQLFYQGKSDKEVQETMNIGSSSTIRHHRFALKEKERQAKVFLALMELLREKDQYAPAFVPPHKTARMVDDRYDITQEEQAETIKKFFMAEPNKRLKKFPPKEKQRLIILREIAKSLDRERTYDENEFNQILKAIYDDYVMIRRYLIEYGLVDRKADGSHYWLMK; from the coding sequence ATGGATGTTTCAGATTTTTTTTGGAATGCATCATGGGGAGAAATAAAACGCGGTTATATTCAAGAGTCTGATTCTTATGTATGCCTTTTATGCGGAGAGCGATATGAAAAAGGGATTATCTACCCTCACGGAGGCACTCTTTACGAAGCGGAAAGGTATACACGTATGCATATCGAGATGACTCACCACTCTGTATTCGAATACCTGATCCAACTTGATAAGAAACTGACAGGCCTGACGGATCATCAAAACCAGCTTCTTCAACTCTTTTACCAAGGAAAAAGTGACAAAGAAGTTCAAGAAACCATGAATATTGGAAGTTCCTCTACGATCAGGCATCACCGCTTTGCACTTAAGGAAAAGGAACGGCAGGCAAAAGTGTTTTTAGCCTTGATGGAATTATTACGAGAAAAGGATCAGTATGCCCCAGCCTTTGTTCCGCCTCATAAGACAGCAAGGATGGTCGATGATCGCTATGATATTACACAGGAAGAGCAAGCTGAAACCATTAAAAAATTCTTTATGGCAGAGCCAAATAAACGCTTAAAAAAATTCCCTCCAAAGGAAAAGCAGCGACTTATCATCCTTAGGGAAATTGCAAAAAGCTTAGATCGGGAACGTACGTATGATGAAAATGAATTCAATCAAATTTTAAAAGCCATTTATGATGATTATGTAATGATTAGAAGATATTTAATTGAGTACGGTTTGGTGGATCGGAAAGCGGATGGAAGCCATTACTGGTTAATGAAATAG